aatttgaaaattaaatccgatgacctgacatggaacagacaacgtGCTGTCTAATTCGCAGatctacttacgaaaataaaaaataaattatctaactgTTTCGCCAATAAAGTGCCGTCTTTGCTCAATCTTCACCATCACCTGCAAACTGATTTATGAAATCAGAAACTACAGTTGTGACATCGCATACAACCAACACATGAATACCTTTCGTACAAAAGGGACAACAACCTTTCACATAGAAAGGACAACAACCTTTCACATAAAAAGGACAAGGtagatttatttataaatataatataactatATTTATATAGAATATTAATCTTAGACTTCCATTTTGCAGGAAAATCATTGGTAATTAAGTTAACTTCCAGTTTAATACTAATCGTATTTGATctcataatatataattataaacaacCATCGACTTAAGATATTTTAGAGGAAAATGACACATGAAAAGGTAATGGCAGGTAGGTATTGATGTCGGATAAATACTGAAAAATTGTAGTTTATCTGACTAGGGAAAATCATATCAAGGAAACGGTAGTATTGTATGTGATTATCCTATCAGGCAAGCACTATATTTTAGTTCATCAAGATAGTATCTTGTCATCAAATTATTTCAAGatattgtcaaaaaaattatgagttCTGAACATGTCGGAGAAAGTAACATATAAATAAAGAATTATGAGTTCAATCGATTTAACTGGCGGTTCAATCAGGTCAATTACCGGTTCAATCACTAATTCTGTTTGAGTCAAAAAATTTATTCAGTTAAACCAATTTAACTGGAGTTTCAGATtttaggccatgtttggttcatggaataggtacggaatagaatagttattccgTATTGAATAGTTATTTCTTActttggttcatgaaatagtAACTCCAAGGAATTGCTatttcatgattttgtggaataattATTCCtctcaaaaagtaaaaaatagttattccattcctcatagaataactattctattccatgctattccattccatgaaccaaacatggcctaaaTGTTAATCAGACCAGACAACTGGCCGATTCTATTTTAACAGATTCAACTGGCCAGTCCagtctaattttaaaataaccaGTATATAACAAGATCATTATACGGTGTAAAGAAtaagaaatttattaattaaacctTGGTTTACAACTTCAACTAATTCTTTAAAGTTTTTTTAGAATCTCTTAAATATTTCTTTCGCACCGTTTTGAGAAATTGTGAAGGAACAAAATCGATGCACATCGcacttctttttatttaaatgaaaattttaaaacttaatttaaattttaagaatttgattttttttaaatatattacgaattttttttaatcggCCAAAAAATTGGAATCATAAACTAAAACCAGCCGGTTTGAGATCTCTCAAGCGGTTCAAAGCCCATTTCATTTTTGAAGTAATCATGAACCTCCGGTTCTAAAAACATCTTCGATTCTGAATTAAAACCGTGGGTTTATGAATTGTGGTTCAGTCTATGTCATGGTATTAATCACTATTCATTCTTAGTTGACtcattttaaatatcaaattgtcaaataatttattaatatgatctgttttttcttttctgatttttccttctatttaaatattaaggGACAATTTGACCTACTGCATCATACTACATTGTAGTCTAGGGACTTTCTCCCTTATTCTAATGTAAGTGATCAAAAAAGTTATTATTACTTCATGTGCTATGTATCATCAAGGAATGAAGTgaaattaggttaattaattgttattttattttcaccTACCACTTAATACTTTTTAAGTAATTCATTATCAAAAGGGTAGGCTAAAAGAAGGATTTTagtgcattttttttaaaaaaaattattgaaatacATTGTTTCTTACCACATTAATCAAAATGCTTATATTTTAAGTATGAAATGGACTTGTATATATGTTTATAGTTGAACTATGATTCAGAATTCACTaaaatctattaaaatattaaccaacTCAAATCCTCATTTAGTTGGTTGGGTACTAAAATTGCAATGAATAATTTAGAAAAGATATGTTTTGAATAGCTTTTACTGGATAAAACAgcattttcatttaaataaatgcaaaatacaaacattatactttaaaataatgaaaaattaaattatctttcTGATAAATACATTTAATTGCAAGTAATTAATACATTACAAGGAGCCAATGAGCTTCAGATCAAGTGGCATGTACGCTGAATATTCTGTTAAAATCGTGGGATCAAATATTCCCACGagcattaaaattaaattctccctttctaataattaaaaaatacattagaAGGAAAAAATTAAGTGAATTATTCAGTATCCGACCATTATATTAAACATCGACTACGTAGTCTCGATTCCAGTCAAACGGAATCATATGAACATGTCAAATCTCTCCTCAATCAAATTTTAACTAGGAGGAACCTTCTTGAATAAGAAGGGATGGAGGGGTAGAAAGAAATTGCTTCAACCTACTAATTTCATGAGCTATATCTAACATATTTGGTCTTGTTGAAGGATTAAATTGAGTACACATAAGACCAAGCTCAATCAATTCTACTATAACATCACTCCACATTTTGGTGCAATTATTTGGCATACCACAAGGACTTAACCTAACAATTGCTTGCTCAACAATGGTGTCCAGCTTGTGAGGGTAATGACTCTTTACCCATTCATGCAAGCTTGAACCTTCATGGAATAGAACATCTGTTGGTCTTTTTCCTGCTATTATTTCTAACACAAGTACGCCAAAACTGTACACATCTCCTTGTGTTGATGCTCTCTTTCCCATGCCATATTCTGCACAATTTTGTAGCAGTTGTTTCAGAAACTGTTACTATTTGTTTAGTATAAAGCAGTAAAATAAATGTAATGCATACCGGGAGCAATATAGCCGAGTGATCCGCATAACAATCCGTCCGTTGAGTTGAAGGAAACCGAATCATTCGTGGGATTATTGTTATTCTGATCATCAACGCCTTTAACCAATCTTGAAATTCCAAAATCTGCAACTAAAGCAGTCATATGATCATCAAGAAGAATGTTGCTTGGCTTGAGGTCACAATGCACAACTCTAACCGGAGAATAATGATGCAAATACCCAATTCCTTCAGCCACATCACTACAAATGCTGACCACCTGAACCAAATCCAATCCAGAATTACTTAATCCATGGCTAGGATATAAATACTTCTCCAAGCTCCCATTCTCCATTAATGGCAGAATAAGAGCTTTAAAGTCTGGTTTACTGCAAATTGTTATGATTCTGATCAGATTTCTATGTCTAGCCCTTTTTAGTACTTGACATTCTCTTTTGAAGCTGCCTGAAATTTCCCCACCTGATTTTGAATCCAATACCTTCACAGCTATTCTTGTGTTGTCTTGAAGTAGTCCTTTGTATACGTGGCCGAATCGACCTGAACCGATCAGATTTGATGCGTTAAACCCGCCAGTGGCTACGACGAGCTGTCGATATGTGATTCGTAGATATTTCGGATCTTTTGCTTGTTTTTCCTCATCTTCCATCTTTCCTTTGCTGAAAACTGTAAATTGCTGCTTTTTGTATTTTGACCTGAAAACCAAGAACATACACAGCAATGGTGTGGCAGATAGTGACAGGATTACAGGCAAAATAAAGGAATGATAAGGTTTCTTCTTCGGACATTTTCTCATTCCGTTTATTTTGCCGCATAGACCTTCGTTTCCGAGGAATGATTTGATTGTCAGCGACGAAAAAGCGCCAGTGTTCGATACATTTCCTGACAATTTGTTGAATGAGACGTTCAGAATCTTAAGAGTTGGTGACGCTTGGAGATATTCAGGTATTTGTCCTGTCAATTGGTTTAAGGATACATCAAGTTGCTTGAGATAAGGCAACTGACCGATTGAATCAGGAATCGGACCATCGAAACTGTTTCCTGACAGGTTCAAGTATTCTAATGCAATACAATTTCCAAGCTGCGGCGGAATAGTGTCAGAAAGATTGTTTGAAGATAAATCAATTGCTAGAACCATATCCATTTTACTTAGCTCCAATGGTAATGGACCTTGTAAATGATTACTAGACAAATTCAAATACAATTTCAGGCTTCTCAATCCTGCAACAGGACTAGGAATCAATCCTGAAAGTTGATTATGAGAAAGGTCTAGAATCTCCAAATTTACGCATTTGCCTAAGCTTGGCGGAATAGTTCCTGACAGACGATTTCCGTAAAGCAAGAGTCGACGTAACTGCGAAAGATTTGCAAAACTGTCAGGAATAGAACCTGAAAGCTTGTTCCTGGAAAGATCAAGAAGACCCAAATGAGGAATATCACCAAAAGCTTCAGGAATTTCACCTGAAAGTGAGTTATTTGACAAATAAACCCTCTCTAGTTTTCCCATACGACGTAGTTTTGGCGGGATGGAACCATTCAAAAGATTACAAGATAAATTTAGAAGGGTAAGATTGACTAAATTAGAAATTTGAGGAGGTATAGAGCCAAAGAGAAGATTTTCATCAAGATGAATTTGTACAAGATGAGAAAGATTACCAATAATAGAAGGTATCTTGCCACCCAAGTTATTTCCTGCTAATTCAAGTTcttgaaaattaaaagaatgAACTAAAGAAGACAAAAAAGGTTCAAGATTTGTATTACCATCATGACTCACAAAATCATTATAAGACAAATAAAGAAATTGCAATTCAGGCATATTACTAACAATTTCTGATGGTAATTCCCCACTTAGGAAATTTAACTCAAGATCAAGCCATTGAAGCTTTGTAGAATTAGAAAGAGATTTAGGAACCCTACCCACTAATTTATTTGACCAAAGCAAAAGAAACCTCAACTCTTGAAGCTGACATTCATTCTTCAATGGTATTTCACCAATTAAAGAATTATTAGAAAAATCTATGTACtctaaagaagaagaaaatgaccCATTACAAAAAACTGGATCAGGAATTTCACCTGTCAGATTATTACTTGCTAAATCAAGATAAACTAATTTAGTAAGATAACCTAACTCGAACGGAATCTTTCCTTGTAAAAGATTCCATGACAGACTGAGTTGTTGAAGATGGAAAAGATTTCCAAGCTCAACTGGAATAGAACCTTCGAGTAAGTTTCTTGATAAATCAAGAATTGTTAAAGAATCGGAAAGATTTGCAAGAGATGGAGAAATTTTGCCTTTGAGTGATAAACCACTGAGGTCAAGCTTTACTACAAGGTGGCTGACATTGTTGCAGTTAACTCTTGTCCAGTTGCAGACATGAATGTCTGAGGAGTTCCAGTTTTCAAGAACGCCTTCAGGGTCAGAAGAAATTCCTGACCGGAAACCGATCAAAGATAGTTTCTGCTTCAGATGAATGGAGGTTTCTTGGCCGGAGACGGAGACGGAGATGACCGGGAAGAATAcgatcaagaaaagaaaaataaacatgGAGAATTTACAAGAACCCATTTCTTGAAGAAGTAAGATGGAGATTCTACTGTGTTCaggatatttatatataattaagaagatttgatttaatttaatatattattgaGGAGTAATCTAAGttaaaaatgatttaatttttgtgCCTAACAGCCGTTGAGGGTGTGAAATGTTACGTTTGGCAGCCTGTGCCGGTGAAATTTGACTATGAAACGCGGCGAATGGTTGACGAACATGTGTCAATACATGTTAAATGACACATAAGCTATAAGGATTTATTACATGGTGTGGTGGTGTACATGTCAGCACTAGACCTAACATGTTACAACTTTTTGGCTTCTTGTTGTTGATTTGCTTGTTTATGCTATACAGATATGATGATTTTAGTTGCTCCGATGATAATggttatttatgaaataattttcCACTTTTAACGTAAATATTCAGTTcttcctgttttttttttaattttcacacatactaaatattatagttacatcttttttttatttctcatttttatcttaaaattttgaCATTCATTAATATTGTTCATCAATTTGTACATCTCGCTCATTAATATTAagagtaaaaaagaaaaatatgtgCTAgtagtaattatataaaaataatgttcttttttaaagtattaaaaaatataaagaatgacaaacaaaataaaatggaaagagtaatatttttctaaaagatGTAGTAAATATGTAAATTATTGTGCAAATTTTAAcgattttttagtgatttttaatATCAACAATTGATATGAAGTACCGAAAAATTATCAACCAAAGTTATCCTTATCCATATCATCAGTGGACatatattatgcaaaaaaactagactttataaatttttaacgatttcattTCGATAATTTAATTCTAGATTAATTAGGACATAAACTAAATTTAACATCCAAGAGTTTGTATACATTCTGTTACTCTATAGAAAATACGTAAAgatattctaaaataataaggTGCAATGGGAAATTAGGTGTTTAGGATATTTGGTACATTTGAGCACTAGATGACGCATTTTATGCACTAAAAATGTGGACCCAATAGATTATTAGAAGAATGATcatatatatattgggtaataAACCACTCAAGATTTAAGGATATAGGTAGCAACTAACCGTAgcacaaaaaataaataattactagTTACTACGTGGTGGTTTGGAGGGTTTTTTACGTGTTGCATGAAAACTAATAGCATATATTTGCATATAGTTTTAGGTGAACATTGTGGAAAATTTGAagcataaaattttaattagaatttttcTGTCATTATGCCACAACTAAAATAAGGAAGAAACTGAATGTGGAATATTAGTTAATTATCCAACTTATGAAGTTATATATCACAAGGactaaatatcaaattaagtAGAGCgtgatttgtttaaaaaattaatagaccACGAGAGTATTCAATGTGCAAGTGAAATTAACTATTCATAaacaataaaacaatttatgCCCGTTTGCATAGTTCATTTGTGTAAATtctaaagtaaataaatttcatcTTCCTTAtactttaattatattttttataaattttattattaatcatGCTTTTTTTTACTTCTATTAATATTCTAgcacttgatttttttttattatttgtatgttgaatttattttattattatgattaTATTAGTTGTTATACAAATGaatgaattataaatttttgaattagtttgaatttgtaaatatttattacggatgaaattcttaattttttatatataaatagtttttttaataattttaaattcttaataatttcaaaataagtAAATTTGTAGGATTCAACTCTCCTTATAAATAATGTAATAATGTAGTATTTTCCtacttatttttttctctttgcaATTTTTTTCCTCTGTACTAAAAATAATTCTTAAATAATAAGTTTGAAAACAATTGGTAAGGTGTGACTAAAGGAAGGGCAAAAAAAACTGGAATCGATAAGATATTacatataattcttttaaagtaaatataatagtagaatctgaaaaataaatttcattaaataaatgaatttcagCTGTGAATATGATGTAAACTGAgataaatcatttaaatattaaatatatttaaaattttatatttaaaatactacTAATGGGATGAGAAACAGGGCAAATAATTTGCCAGCTTTGACTTTTAGTTTATTAACTTTGGTGCTGATGTGGAACCATACAATAACCTAGTGCCTAGTGGTGTATTTGTAAACTTTATGCTGCTCTTGACTTTTGCTAACTAGCTAGAAACTTAATTGGCTAAACTCATCTGTAAGCCCTTATATTAtaccatttttatttaaaaaatctttatacttcttttttatttttccggTCCTTTTATTTACCTAATTTtggattttcaggtccttttttagttttttacagtccctctacttacaaatTTTTTGTTCCTCAGTCCCTAAAATGGACATAAAAATCGGGATTTGCCAAGTACAGGAACCCGACTGTGAACAACTTTGAGATAGGGGCCTCTCGAACAAAAccgataaaataaaaaaacctcCGTATAAATTTTACCTACTTAATTTAACACATAGGTTTGTTAGGTCAAAGTCAAACATTCTATACATTAATAAACTTTCCAgttatttcaaaaaaacaaacgtaaactttttttttaaatcatcaaACTTTAATTATTACTCCTTCCGTCCTACTCttattgacaaaataactaaatcacaataaccaatacaaactaataaatgacaaTTTAAATAGCAATAAGTcctctcaacttgtaagcaatgggcaattaacacttAAACTAACTTTATGGACAAATCAGTatacgaacttggtgattatggacAATTTTTCCTCcgaatttgtaagttaattgtccCCTCAATTGACAATTTGCCCTtttaacttgtaagttaatttaccAAAATGgactaattgcccataatcaccaagtccgtgtattaaattgccaacaaaattaattaatatgttaATTTTCCATTGCTTGCAAGTTAAGGAGAAAATTGCTATTTAAGTCAATAAATGACATAGATAGTTACTTCTATACCCTTCTATTGATAATAGAGCTAATTAATACTATTAGTATATTAGTTAAATTCTCATTAaattttcaccatttttttataaaaagtttaattttaaatgagagtaaatatggaaaattaaaggataaaattatattatgttagttttgtcaattagaatgaaacatgataggagtaaaattactcctatattcGAGTCGTTTCTACGCATCTTTAATCGCTTTTATCGTATTATTCATACATTATTTAGtgtttttatgctttatggtgtgtgttagtgtttcaaggattatttagtgattatggagCGTTTTGAGCAATAAAGAGTATAAATCGTGGATTAGATCGAAGTCGTGAAATTTGGGAATgaagaaagcacatttgcacACAAGAAAATCTTACCCCGAAGCATTCATTGACAATTTTGGAGCAGTTAAAGATTTCAAATgactttatgttcttcataagaaataaagtagacatcctaagctttccagcAGTTCAAAAACCGACTCATTTGGAGTTTTCTACATCaaattatgaagttttgaagttagcAGTTGTGCAGCTGGAattgggtctcgaacgagaatttaaggtctcgaacgagacctttgAATTTTGCTCACAGAGAGTTGTTTTTCGAACGAAAAAAGCATCGAAACTTCAAATTAAGtcatgtctcgaacgagacatgcattttctcgaacgagacatgagAAAAAGGGCTGAATCAATGTTCGAATTGGATTCTTCTCCTATTTCAACTTCAACGCAACTCCTAATCCAATTCCGTCTTGTATTTggagttattttattattcatggACTACCTCTACTATATAAAGGCATTGTAATAGTATTAgttaaaaatcaatcaaaaaattagacattagattacattagttataatttagtttttattaaatagttttttagtttagttttttccagcagtttataagtagtttataattagtttataattagtttctgcaagacgattgttgaagatttcaagcttaatcaagacgattctttccgaaattgacaactccggtatttattgtttaattatgctttcttcttcatcatccttcttgttttgtttcagttttaatatgagtaactaaaacccttgttcgagggttgatatgaacttataaattggtaattacttggattggatggattagttttaattcgtgtcttaattattaatcttattgcttggattaaattagctatttagttcatgattttgtgtttaattaactaattgagagattgttaattaaatagacatagataattaagaacttaaagaaaaaaccgtgagagcgggttggaatttaggtagtcattgagtttgcttaataattataatttgattatttaattcagttttaatatcgtgagagcgagttaataattggttagttaattaggttgtgattttattcggatctttgaggcttgagagggcgggattcggtgctttagaatagctcgattcgcgataaaatcactaagaaatcctattccataattttgcttatttatttgggattatcaatccttgaactttttaatattattgttttaaaccctattttattatttgttttcagtttatattagtttaattaaattacaaaaccctattgatttttctagctagccgattaaaaaatatttgaaattagtgattaagtccattgtctctgtgggatcgattattggtcttccaagttatattacttgagcgatatcgtacacttgcgattatttgccaataaaacaccaaaaatttcattagagtgggacggagggagtatattttttttttaaaaaagttagatGTAAATTTACTAAGAATAGTATTTGTGTTGTTATCAATCTATATTTACCATACGTCAtgtcatttaaaaattaatattatttttaaaataaattattgatttgcTGACATTTTATAGTTTACTTCAAATATAAAATGTGCAAATagaaataaattgttttttacatgaaattatttgttgaataaaagtataattatctttacaaatgctaagatAGCATGTAATATAgtattagaaattaaatttttactttatttatttgtcAAAGAGTGTTAACTATATTGTTATTTATCGCCAGTAAATTTGATAAACATTTACACCATTTTAGAATGAATTATCTTTATTATGTATTCAGTACAATTAATTGATTCtagtatttttttctaattaaattaatactaataacagtagttaatttttaattaaggtTTTGAAACATAAAATATTGCTACAAAGGTTTTAAACTCGAATCTCCGGTATGCAACTGAGTTAAAATTTATGCCCAGTTTGGCTAGAGTAAGTAGACTgaaaaatagattatttttttaaaatataatttaggtCTACTTTCTTAATGGATGCTTAGATCAATTAATAATCCTTCGTATGTTCTATTACTTTGTATGTCTCAAATTTAACTGCTTCCGATTCAAAAGATATTTCAAACTCTTTTGATCCGTAAAAGTCTAACATTTTCAAccacataaataatatttttaaatatttagtgcAAAAATTACTATCACGAGACTAGAATCGATAAATAGTAGATAATTATTATTGATTTcatataaaagaaagaaaagatagtgtataattttctataatacAAAGATATAGAAAGCTATTTATGTCGTTTAATtagtttcaaaaaataatatattacattaagattaacttatattttttataaataaaaattgaaataaagaATTTATATTAAACTTATTGAGAAGCTAACTTCTTAGAAAATATACTTTCCGAGAAGTTGACTTCCTCGTGGGAGATTTATTGCTCATATGGTTCTATCGGATTCAAATTTAGAGTAACCCATACTTATTATAGTGATCAAATATCATATagctaaacaaaacaaaatattggAAAACTTTATAAACTCTCCTACTTGCAAGTGATTGCAACTTGAATTAAACTAATCAATCACATAATTATAATACATATGTGAGATTGAGCCGATATATTTGAAACTAGCGAGTTCAAACATTTTATAGTTATTTCCGGGATATGCATTCCTTAATTACTTCTTCTTAATCCTTATATCTACAATTATGATGCTAATCTCAGCACAACATCATCATTATCAtcacataaatataattattttctgTTAGTGGGGAATGAATAGAAGCAATGACattgtaataattaataaaatggcAATAGACCTAATATTGAGATGCATAGTATCATgtgattagctaattaaattaaggatgattacattttaatcattaatatctTGTTAATTATGATCAAGTTGCAACATAAATATATAGTAATGTACTTATAAACAGCACTACAGGAGCCAAAAATGACTATTAATCCTCAAAAATGTATATAAAGTTAGATATGGGTAAGTG
This region of Mercurialis annua linkage group LG1-X, ddMerAnnu1.2, whole genome shotgun sequence genomic DNA includes:
- the LOC126677977 gene encoding putative leucine-rich repeat receptor-like serine/threonine-protein kinase At2g24130, with translation MGSCKFSMFIFLFLIVFFPVISVSVSGQETSIHLKQKLSLIGFRSGISSDPEGVLENWNSSDIHVCNWTRVNCNNVSHLVVKLDLSGLSLKGKISPSLANLSDSLTILDLSRNLLEGSIPVELGNLFHLQQLSLSWNLLQGKIPFELGYLTKLVYLDLASNNLTGEIPDPVFCNGSFSSSLEYIDFSNNSLIGEIPLKNECQLQELRFLLLWSNKLVGRVPKSLSNSTKLQWLDLELNFLSGELPSEIVSNMPELQFLYLSYNDFVSHDGNTNLEPFLSSLVHSFNFQELELAGNNLGGKIPSIIGNLSHLVQIHLDENLLFGSIPPQISNLVNLTLLNLSCNLLNGSIPPKLRRMGKLERVYLSNNSLSGEIPEAFGDIPHLGLLDLSRNKLSGSIPDSFANLSQLRRLLLYGNRLSGTIPPSLGKCVNLEILDLSHNQLSGLIPSPVAGLRSLKLYLNLSSNHLQGPLPLELSKMDMVLAIDLSSNNLSDTIPPQLGNCIALEYLNLSGNSFDGPIPDSIGQLPYLKQLDVSLNQLTGQIPEYLQASPTLKILNVSFNKLSGNVSNTGAFSSLTIKSFLGNEGLCGKINGMRKCPKKKPYHSFILPVILSLSATPLLCMFLVFRSKYKKQQFTVFSKGKMEDEEKQAKDPKYLRITYRQLVVATGGFNASNLIGSGRFGHVYKGLLQDNTRIAVKVLDSKSGGEISGSFKRECQVLKRARHRNLIRIITICSKPDFKALILPLMENGSLEKYLYPSHGLSNSGLDLVQVVSICSDVAEGIGYLHHYSPVRVVHCDLKPSNILLDDHMTALVADFGISRLVKGVDDQNNNNPTNDSVSFNSTDGLLCGSLGYIAPEYGMGKRASTQGDVYSFGVLVLEIIAGKRPTDVLFHEGSSLHEWVKSHYPHKLDTIVEQAIVRLSPCGMPNNCTKMWSDVIVELIELGLMCTQFNPSTRPNMLDIAHEISRLKQFLSTPPSLLIQEGSS